One window from the genome of Anomalospiza imberbis isolate Cuckoo-Finch-1a 21T00152 chromosome 13, ASM3175350v1, whole genome shotgun sequence encodes:
- the PML gene encoding protein PML — METEPEAEAAAELLAEPCPAASTPVPASPPRHPAEGEGEDEDDDDFQFLHCDGCGQDSARPRLLRCLHTLCPACLSDTKQCPRCQAATAAPAVDNLLFCNLRSRLQLWRQIRSAGGPGCGRCRAEAALVWCEECEEFLCGRCLEEHQWWHKKKAHRVRRVEELRAGSARQFLEDTRSSCSLFCSSGSHPEESRVCSIYCPRCERALCCPCALLDTGHAPFRDLRAESRRRQDELHSLRRDLRRLRRAFEAAAVRLRGETARREEQREQLRERVRASAERLQELVRSEAEELRALLEARPERGRSALAEELRGAEGTLLRLEAAERLVERLGRYGGEQELMDMQPFVKGALLELRRLRPPQPPELREPPDITECRVRLRALVERVTGRPDVPEVEVTLENNLVRHRGAPAPSQTHTHPNPLVPQFPHSRGCSRPSTGIQIHPNSPLFPQEDPKPNSVSPGLEEIHVEQPVPLCCWTTRPLSGVERGSQVSPKILKLECDHEPGPSHPKSQWEFQTEPGPSTAPHNCARAGDAEGGSIIICSSDDSDEDTVVVTVTPEPC; from the exons ATGGAGACGGAACCGGAGGCAGAAGCGGCAGCGGAGCTTCTCGCGGAGCCGTGCCCCGCCGCGAGCACCCCCGTGCCGGCCTCCCCTCCCCGTCACCCCGCGGAGGGTGAGGGTGAGGATGAGGACGATGACGATTTCCAGTTCCTGCACTGCGACGGCTGCGGGCAGGACTCGGCGCGGCCGCGGCTGCTGCGCTGTCTGCACACGCTGTGCCCGGCGTGCCTGAGCGACACCAAGCAGTGCCCGCGCTGCCAGGCGGCCACGGCCGCGCCCGCCGTGGACAACCTGCTCTTCTGCAACCTGCGGAGCCGCCTGCAGCTCTGGCGGCAGATCCGCAGCGCCGGCGGGCCGGGCTGCGGCCGCTGCCGCGCCGAGGCGGCGCTGGTGTGGTGCGAGGAGTGCGAGGAGTTCCTGTGCGGGCGCTGCCTGGAGGAGCACCAGTGGTGGCACAAGAAGAAGGCGCACAGGGTGCGCAGGGTGGAGGAGCTGCGGGCGGGCTCGGCGCGCCAGTTCCTGGAGGACACGcgcagctcctgcagcctcttCTGCTCCAGCGGCAGCCACCCCGAGGAGAGCCGCGTGTGCAG CATCTACTGCCCGCGCTGCGAGCGTGCTCTGTGCTGTCCGTGCGCGCTGCTGGACACCGGCCACGCTCCGTTCCGCGACCTGCGCGCCGAGAGCCGCCGGCGCCAGGACGAGCTGCACTCGCTGCGCCGCGACCTGCGGCGGCTCCGCCGCGCCTTCGAGGCGGCCGCGGTGCGGCTGCGGGGCGAGACGGCGCGGCGGGAGGAGCAGCGGGAGCAGCTGCGGGAGCGCGTCCGCGCCAGCGCCGAGcgcctgcaggagctggtgcGCAGCGAGGCGGAGGAGCTGCGGGCGCTGCTGGAGGcgcggccggagcgcggccgGAGCGCGCTGGCGGAGGAGCTGCGCGGCGCCGAGGGGACGCTGCTGCGGCTGGAGGCGGCCGAGCGGCTGGTGGAGAGGCTGGGGCGCTACGGCGGCGAGCAGGAGCTCATGGACATGCAGCCCTTCGTCAAGGGCGCGCTGCTGGagctgcggcggctgcggccGCCCCAGCCCCCCGAGCTCCGAGAGCCCCCCGACATCACCGAGTGCCGGGTGCGGCTGCGGGCGCTGGTGGAGCGCGTCACGGGGCGGCCAG ATGTTCCCGAGGTTGAGGTGACCCTGGAGAACAACCTGGTGAGACATCGGGGtgctcctgccccatcccaaacccac ACCCATCCCAACCCCctcgtgcctcagtttccccattcCCGAGGGTGTTCCCGCCCCTCCACTGGGATCCAAATCCATCCTAACTCCCCACTCTTCCCGCAGGAAGATCCCAAACCCAACAGCGTCTCCCCCGGCCTTGAGGAGATCCACGTGGAGCAG cCTGTCCCGCTGTGCTGCTGGACGACGCGGCCGCTGTCCGGTGTGGAGCGGGGCAGCCAGGTGTCCCCCAAGATCCTGAAGCTGGAATGTGACCACGAGCCAGGCCCcagccaccccaaatcccagtggGAATTCCAGACGGAGCCCGGCCCCTCCACGGCACCGCACAACTGCGCCCGTGCCGGTGATGCAG AGGGCGGCAGCATCATCATCTGCAGCTCGGACGACAGCGACGAGGACACTGTGGTGGTGACGGTGACACCGGAGCCATGCTGA
- the ISLR2 gene encoding immunoglobulin superfamily containing leucine-rich repeat protein 2: MAPLLALLLAALLGSGRACPEPCACVDKYAHQFADCAYKELQAVPAGLPSNVTTLSLSANKISSLPRGAFAEVTQVSSLWLAHNEIATIEPGALAVLAQLKNLDISHNQIVEFPWRDLRNLSALQLLKMNNNRMALVPPDAFHTLKDLRSLRINNNRFATLAEGIFDSLGSLSHLQIYNNPFECSCALRWLKRWMESTLISIPEKDSIACALPERLRGVPLAKLPELPCAAPAVSLSYSPELDAAELPDGLTLSLHCAASGSPPPELRWKIRTAGQSLELGGSGPESAAKEAPRPEPERFVVFKNGTLVIPRLSKREEGTYTCVATNEVGSNHSSVNVAVAGAQKYPPAPGGDPLGGKGQVGDKKPDAEAAKNSVLTPEERGKALGPTRQSRPGSAAGPEPEGQGRVPVEPPGLEKKCGSLAGGPKYISNHAFNQSGDFKRHSFDLGVIALDVAERDARVQLTPTEPGGGHLGMLYLCQQGRQGHALLQWSQIEAGVNSYWFQGLSPGTNYSVCLSSPGEDCRVQVVFTTKKEIPSLIIIVVVSIFLLLLATLPLLGATWCHLLAKLQAKPYKLIMKAQNPDQMEKRMAADFDPRASYLESEKNFGPGEAEAEEEEEEEDEETGDEEGARWRRGREGDGAAELEREESVAASSMAESQSKGGAEEFEVRSEYSDKLPLGAEAVTISPEINGNYRQRPR; this comes from the coding sequence ATGGCCccgctgctggcactgctgctggcGGCCCTGCTGGGCTCGGGCCGGGCGTGCCCGGAGCCGTGCGCTTGCGTGGACAAGTACGCGCACCAGTTCGCCGACTGCGCCTACAAGGAGCTGCAGGCCGTGCCCGCGGGGCTGCCCTCCAACGTGACCACCCTGAGCCTGTCAGCCAACAAGATCAGCTCGCTGCCCCGCGGCGCCTTCGCCGAGGTGACCCAGGTGAGCTCGCTGTGGCTGGCGCACAACGAGATCGCCACCATCGAGCCCGGCGCGCTGGCCGTGCTGGCGCAGCTCAAGAACCTGGACATCAGCCACAACCAGATCGTGGAGTTCCCCTGGCGGGACCTGCGCAACCTGAGCGCGCTGCAGCTGCTCAAGATGAACAACAACCGCATGGCGCTGGTGCCGCCCGACGCCTTCCACACACTCAAGGACCTGCGCTCGCTGCGCATCAACAACAACCGCTTCGCCACGCTGGCCGAGGGCATCTTCGACTCGCTGGGCTCGCTGTCGCACCTGCAGATCTACAACAACCCCTTCGAGTGCTCCTGCGCGCTGCGCTGGCTGAAGCGCTGGATGGAGAGCACGCTCATCTCCATCCCCGAGAAGGACTCCATCGCCTGCGCGCTGCCCGAGCGCCTGCGCGGCGTGCCGCTGGCCAAGCTGCCCGAGCTGCCCTGCGCCGCGCCCGCCGTGAGCCTCAGCTACTCACCCGAGCTGGATGCAGCCGAGCTGCCCGACGGCCTCACGCTGAGCCTGCACTGCGCCGCCAGCGGCTCGCCGCCGCCCGAGCTGCGCTGGAAGATCCGCACGGCTGGCCAGAGCTTGGAGCTCGGCGGGAGTGGCCCGGAGAGCGCGGCCAAGGAGGCGCCACGGCCGGAGCCCGAGCGCTTCGTGGTGTTCAAGAACGGCACCTTGGTGATCCCGCGCCTGAGCAAGCGCGAGGAGGGCACCTACACCTGCGTGGCCACCAACGAGGTGGGCAGCAACCACTCCTCGGTCAATGTGGCTGTGGCGGGCGCACAGAAATACCCGCCGGCGCCCGGCGGCGACCCGCTGGGCGGCAAGGGGCAGGTGGGCGACAAGAAACCCGATGCCGAGGCGGCCAAGAACAGCGTGCTGACCCCAGAGGAGAGGGGCAAAGCGCTGGGCCCCACCCGGCAGAGCCGGCCCGGCTCGGCAGCGGGGCCGGAGCCTGAGGGCCAGGGCCGGGTCCCAGTGGAGCCGCCGGGCCTGGAGAAGAAGTGCGGCTCCTTGGCGGGCGGCCCCAAGTACATCTCCAACCACGCCTTCAACCAGAGCGGCGACTTCAAGCGGCACAGCTTCGATCTGGGCGTCATCGCCCTGGATGTGGCCGAGCGCGACGCCCGTGTGCAGCTGACGCCCACTGAGCCCGGCGGGGGCCACCTGGGCATGCTCTACCTGTGCCAGCAGGGCCGCCAGGGCCACGCCCTGCTGCAGTGGTCGCAGATAGAGGCAGGCGTGAACTCCTACTGGTTCCAGGGCCTGAGCCCCGGCACCAACTACTCGGTGTGCCTGAGCTCGCCGGGCGAGGATTGCCGGGTGCAGGTGGTGTTCACCACCAAGAAGGAGATCCCATCGCTCATCATCATCGTGGTGGTCAGcatcttcctgctgctgctggccacgCTGCCGCTGCTGGGCGCCACGTGGTGCCACCTGCTCGCCAAGCTGCAGGCCAAGCCCTACAAGCTGATCATGAAGGCGCAGAACCCCGACCAGATGGAGAAGCGCATGGCCGCCGACTTCGACCCCCGCGCCTCCTACCTGGAGTCAGAGAAGAACTTCGGTCCCGgcgaggccgaggccgaggaggaggaggaggaggaggatgaggagacGGGGGATGAAGAAGGAGCGAGGTGGCGGcgcgggagggagggggacGGCGCGGCGGAGCTGGAGCGGGAGGAGAGCGTGGCCGCCAGCTCCATGGCGGAGTCGCAGTCCAAGGGCGGCGCCGAGGAGTTCGAGGTGCGCTCCGAGTACAGCGACAAGCTGCCGCTGGGCGCCGAGGCCGTCACCATCTCCCCGGAAATCAACGGCAACTACCGGCAGCGGCCCCGCTGA